A portion of the Micromonospora vinacea genome contains these proteins:
- a CDS encoding S1 family peptidase translates to MVRWRTLTGLLATALTAVTAASLTLTTPAAAADSPVTPNVVGGTRAAQGEFPFMVRLSMGCGGALYSPRLVLTAAHCVGSTGTNTSITATLGTVDLQSSSRITVRSNYVYRAPGYNGAGRDWALIRLASPVTGLSTLPIASTTAYDSGTFTVAGWGAAREGGGQQRYLLKANVPFVSDSTCNANYGGDLIPAQEICAGYASGGTDTCQGDSGGPMFRRDASNAWIQVGIVSWGNGCARPNYPGVYTQVSYFASSIASAAASLGG, encoded by the coding sequence ATGGTTCGCTGGCGTACCCTCACTGGCCTGCTGGCCACCGCGTTGACCGCGGTGACCGCGGCCAGCCTCACCCTCACCACGCCGGCCGCCGCGGCCGACAGCCCCGTGACGCCGAACGTCGTCGGCGGCACCCGCGCCGCTCAGGGCGAGTTCCCGTTCATGGTGCGTCTCTCGATGGGCTGCGGCGGGGCGCTGTACAGCCCCCGGCTGGTGCTCACCGCCGCGCACTGCGTGGGCTCGACCGGCACCAACACCAGCATCACCGCGACGCTCGGGACGGTCGACCTCCAGTCGTCCAGCCGGATCACCGTCCGGTCCAACTACGTCTACCGTGCTCCCGGCTACAACGGCGCCGGCCGGGACTGGGCGCTGATCCGGCTGGCCAGCCCCGTCACCGGGCTGAGCACGCTGCCGATCGCCAGCACGACCGCGTACGACAGCGGCACCTTCACCGTGGCCGGTTGGGGCGCCGCGCGCGAGGGCGGCGGCCAGCAGCGGTACCTGCTCAAGGCGAACGTGCCGTTCGTCAGCGACTCCACCTGCAACGCCAACTACGGCGGGGACCTCATCCCCGCCCAGGAGATCTGCGCCGGCTACGCCAGCGGCGGCACCGACACCTGCCAGGGTGACTCGGGTGGCCCGATGTTCCGCCGCGACGCCAGCAACGCCTGGATCCAGGTCGGCATCGTCAGCTGGGGCAACGGCTGCGCCCGGCCCAACTACCCGGGTGTCTACACCCAGGTGAGCTACTTCGCCTCGTCGATCGCCTCGGCCGCGGCGAGCCTCGGCGGCTGA
- a CDS encoding cytochrome P450 yields MRFNPFAGVYLTDPASMWRRILDDPDGVHYAEDLGLWLVSRHALVRRALADATTFANALTLAPVYEVCPAALNVIMQIDAPPTTAAADPPTHPRTRRALRATFANTAERVEAEYGAIIRRRVDQLVSRLAASQGDQVDLIPEFATELPLLVVLDILGVPDADIGRIRSWADGQIALIWGQPDPAEQVRLAQGLLEFWHYCEDLVRQRVDSGHRGDDFISRALTYRDDDDTVLTVPEVASLAFNLLVAGHETTAGLLAHALDQALSAPQRWSAITADPGLVPAFVSETLRFAPAIDGWLRVTTRDVTVGAVTIPAGARCLLLIGAANRDPAAFHDPDRFDPHRADVGNHVSFGHGPHFCIGAGLARLEAGIALRRLAEAIPGLRLSPEQHRSYKPNLAFRAHRTLLAIVDVPTPADMPAARDGATAEVHAA; encoded by the coding sequence ATGCGGTTCAATCCGTTCGCCGGTGTCTATCTCACCGATCCGGCAAGCATGTGGCGGCGCATTCTCGACGATCCCGACGGGGTGCACTACGCCGAGGATCTGGGCCTGTGGTTGGTCAGCCGGCACGCACTCGTCCGGCGGGCCCTCGCCGACGCCACGACATTCGCCAACGCCCTCACCCTCGCCCCGGTCTACGAGGTGTGTCCAGCGGCGCTGAACGTGATCATGCAGATCGACGCGCCGCCCACGACGGCCGCCGCGGACCCGCCGACGCACCCGCGGACCCGCCGGGCCCTACGGGCGACCTTCGCGAACACCGCCGAGCGGGTCGAGGCTGAGTACGGGGCGATCATCCGGCGCCGGGTCGACCAGCTGGTGTCCCGCCTCGCCGCCAGCCAGGGCGACCAGGTCGACCTGATCCCGGAGTTCGCCACCGAACTTCCCCTGCTCGTGGTCCTGGACATCCTCGGGGTGCCGGACGCCGACATCGGCCGGATCCGGAGCTGGGCGGACGGCCAGATCGCCCTCATCTGGGGGCAGCCGGACCCGGCCGAGCAGGTACGCCTGGCGCAGGGCCTGCTGGAGTTCTGGCACTACTGCGAAGACCTGGTCCGCCAGCGGGTGGACAGTGGACATCGGGGCGACGACTTCATCAGCCGCGCCCTGACCTACCGGGACGACGACGACACAGTGCTGACGGTGCCCGAGGTGGCGAGCCTCGCCTTCAATCTCCTGGTCGCGGGCCACGAGACCACCGCCGGGTTGCTCGCGCACGCCCTCGACCAGGCCCTGTCCGCTCCCCAGCGCTGGTCGGCGATCACCGCGGACCCGGGGCTCGTCCCCGCCTTCGTGAGCGAGACGCTCCGGTTCGCGCCCGCCATCGACGGCTGGCTCCGGGTGACCACCCGAGATGTCACAGTGGGGGCGGTGACGATCCCCGCCGGGGCCCGTTGCCTGCTGTTGATCGGAGCGGCGAACCGGGACCCCGCGGCGTTCCACGACCCGGACCGGTTCGACCCCCACCGGGCCGATGTGGGCAACCATGTGTCGTTCGGCCACGGTCCACATTTCTGTATCGGTGCGGGATTGGCGCGACTTGAGGCCGGAATCGCTCTCCGCCGGCTCGCCGAAGCCATTCCCGGGCTACGGCTGTCACCCGAGCAGCACCGTTCGTACAAACCCAATCTCGCGTTTCGTGCCCACCGCACACTGCTCGCGATAGTCGACGTCCCGACGCCCGCAGACATGCCCGCGGCACGGGACGGGGCGACGGCCGAAGTGCACGCCGCCTGA
- a CDS encoding sensor histidine kinase — protein sequence MRLIVAAPLVAVIGFAGLALTESARQAARASDLRTLAQVGAEAGDLAYRLQRERIAAADLLTYARPEQQDAFSAEMAATDDAVARYRGQRDRLPTDNGTNAALLRRIDAALDGLAPLRTQVRTATHASVSAMTFSYRIAIADLINVRETVSHGVVDAQLADGIRASAALSKTAEAIGQQQVAVLRAVAGGELTPAMQQDITAARTSYTESSLSFLALAPPEWSVWWEQAGTGKEALTLQRMQDEVSRAQPGSQLQLETGAWVSTTQTRAARLADLRARVDGAVRDDVRAAHADQRRRAVAEAAAVLLALILTALVTWAVARQITRRLRRLRDAANAVAFEQLPAVVAQLQQPGSATVDPQKLARQQSSAALEPSSDDEIGELGQAFSAVHQAAVRTAAEQAVMRANTADIFIHLSRREQRLVDAVLAQVDLVERDETDPDRLDQLYTLDNLATRMGRINASLLVLGGVGVGRVRQRDVPLQQVLQAALSQIEHYARVRLGMIDGDVAVAAKTVDEVVHLLAELMDNATTYSPPGSETWVSGRSLGDRVIVQISDEGVGLSGQRMQQLNELLAHPPAIDVAAVRAMGLVVVGQLAARLGATVQLRRGPRRGILAEATLPAAIIRSLPPEEYLLAPGRLSRRAARTGSPPPPYQPRPEPTAGRLAAERTLPAAPVFRPAPPPPDRGDAPTEELLIFEQVNHWFQSDVVDSHNGQNGHNGHNGQEWSSPADDAWRTAAQAHTPEVTTTTNSGLPKRQPQRHLVPGGVTVPQQQQRSEYRDPAQVATAMAAYARGVANRRRTPINLGNK from the coding sequence ATGCGCCTCATCGTCGCGGCCCCGCTCGTCGCCGTGATCGGCTTCGCCGGTCTCGCGCTGACCGAGAGCGCACGCCAGGCAGCCCGTGCCAGCGACCTGCGGACCCTGGCGCAGGTCGGTGCCGAGGCCGGCGACCTGGCCTACCGGCTGCAACGCGAACGCATCGCCGCCGCCGACCTGCTCACCTATGCCCGCCCGGAGCAGCAGGACGCCTTCAGCGCGGAGATGGCCGCCACCGATGACGCCGTCGCCCGCTACCGCGGGCAGCGTGACCGGCTGCCCACCGACAACGGCACCAACGCGGCTCTGCTGCGGCGCATCGACGCGGCGCTGGACGGCCTCGCCCCGCTGCGCACCCAGGTGCGCACCGCCACGCACGCATCGGTGTCGGCGATGACCTTCAGTTACCGCATCGCGATAGCCGACCTCATCAACGTCCGGGAGACCGTTTCACACGGCGTGGTGGACGCCCAGCTCGCCGACGGGATCCGGGCCTCGGCGGCGCTGTCGAAGACGGCCGAGGCCATCGGTCAGCAGCAGGTGGCCGTGCTGCGCGCCGTCGCGGGCGGAGAGCTGACCCCGGCCATGCAGCAGGACATCACCGCGGCCCGCACCAGCTACACCGAGTCGAGCCTGTCGTTCCTGGCCCTGGCCCCACCGGAGTGGAGCGTCTGGTGGGAGCAGGCCGGCACCGGCAAGGAGGCGCTCACCCTGCAACGGATGCAGGACGAGGTGTCCCGGGCCCAGCCGGGGTCGCAGCTGCAACTGGAGACCGGCGCCTGGGTGTCCACCACCCAGACGCGCGCCGCCCGCCTGGCCGACCTGCGCGCCCGGGTCGACGGCGCGGTCCGCGACGACGTTCGGGCCGCGCACGCCGACCAGCGCCGCCGGGCCGTGGCCGAGGCCGCCGCCGTCCTCCTGGCCCTGATCCTGACCGCGTTGGTGACCTGGGCCGTCGCGCGGCAGATCACCCGGCGGCTGCGCCGGCTACGGGACGCGGCCAACGCCGTGGCCTTCGAGCAACTCCCCGCCGTGGTGGCCCAGCTGCAACAGCCCGGCAGCGCCACCGTCGACCCCCAGAAGCTGGCCCGGCAGCAGTCCAGTGCCGCCCTCGAACCGTCCAGCGACGACGAGATCGGCGAACTGGGCCAGGCGTTCAGCGCCGTGCACCAGGCCGCCGTGCGGACCGCCGCCGAACAGGCCGTCATGCGCGCCAACACCGCCGACATCTTCATCCACCTGAGCCGCCGCGAACAGCGACTGGTCGACGCCGTCCTGGCCCAGGTCGACCTGGTCGAGCGGGACGAGACCGACCCCGACCGGCTCGACCAGCTGTACACGCTGGACAACCTGGCGACCCGGATGGGCCGGATCAACGCCAGCCTGCTGGTGCTCGGCGGCGTCGGCGTGGGTCGCGTACGCCAGCGCGACGTTCCGCTGCAACAGGTGCTCCAGGCGGCGCTGTCGCAGATCGAGCACTACGCGCGAGTCCGGCTCGGCATGATCGACGGGGATGTCGCAGTGGCCGCCAAGACCGTCGACGAGGTCGTGCACCTGCTCGCCGAACTCATGGACAACGCCACCACGTACTCACCGCCGGGCAGCGAGACCTGGGTGAGCGGCCGCAGCCTGGGTGACCGCGTCATCGTCCAGATCAGCGACGAGGGTGTGGGGCTGTCCGGGCAGCGGATGCAGCAACTCAACGAGCTGCTGGCCCACCCGCCGGCGATCGACGTGGCCGCCGTACGGGCGATGGGGCTGGTCGTCGTGGGCCAGCTCGCGGCCCGGCTGGGCGCCACCGTCCAACTGCGACGCGGCCCCCGACGCGGCATCCTCGCCGAGGCGACACTGCCCGCGGCGATCATCCGGTCCCTGCCACCGGAGGAGTACCTGCTCGCACCCGGCCGGCTGTCGCGGCGGGCAGCGCGCACGGGCAGCCCTCCGCCGCCGTACCAGCCGCGCCCCGAACCCACCGCCGGACGCCTCGCGGCCGAACGGACCCTGCCGGCGGCACCGGTCTTCCGACCGGCTCCCCCACCCCCGGACCGGGGTGACGCGCCCACCGAGGAGCTCCTCATCTTCGAACAGGTCAACCACTGGTTCCAGAGCGACGTCGTCGACAGCCACAACGGCCAGAACGGCCACAACGGCCACAACGGCCAGGAGTGGTCCAGCCCCGCCGACGACGCCTGGCGTACGGCCGCCCAGGCGCACACCCCCGAGGTCACCACGACCACCAACTCCGGCCTGCCCAAACGGCAGCCGCAACGGCACCTCGTGCCCGGCGGTGTGACAGTGCCCCAGCAGCAGCAACGGTCCGAGTACCGCGACCCGGCGCAGGTGGCGACGGCGATGGCCGCGTACGCGCGGGGTGTGGCGAACCGACGGCGCACCCCGATCAACCTCGGCAACAAATGA
- a CDS encoding AbfB domain-containing protein — protein MTRHVPIRPALPLLLAIALVAGVLAAPAAYAAPAKTPPLTTPWTSQALTGTPLPEYPRPQMTRSDWLNLNGEWQLRQSTTDDAPQFGTNLPERVNVPFPVESALSGIQRAANDNRNYLFYRRTVTIPANWSGRRTLLHFGAVDWQSTVWVNGARVGAHTGGYDAFTFDVTPQLTTGTNEIVVKVWDPTDTRQNGSLPAIGKQTKTPSGIFYTPSSGIWQTVWLEPVPAASISSVDLYPNLSNNTVRVRVFTRGDVSGHSVLAEALNGATVVGSATGGFTDFSVPVPNARRWSPDDPFLYNLRVSLRGATGATVDRTTHYFGMREITTGLVNGVLRPKLNGQFVFQVGTLDQGFWPDGLYTAPTDAALAFDLQKHKDLGFNMVRKHIKVEPQRWFYHADRLGLLVWQDIPSLTAQDVDPTDAQQAQFEAEAREIVNEHRSSPAVIAYTPYNEGWGERSLADTRRVAQNIKNQDPTRLVNPHSGHNCCQSLGNPGNGDIDDWHVYLGPDSPVPSSSRIAVLGEFGGLGLHTPGHEYSPNGSFFAYEWQTSSNALTDRYVGLVQGTQNLMLGKGLSASIYTEITDLEGELNGFLTYDRQVIKMDQARVRAANTALINASKTIGSSTPVALPVNTRRSLQVTTPGFTNRYLRHQDSLAYTEVVDAASSSLLKADATYTIRPGLAGTGCHSFESVNFPGQYLRHQNSRVRNSPDDGSALLRADATWCARTGLTGTGVSLESYNFRGKYLRHYNAEVWLSNGTGGDAYNTPTSWTADSTWGIATPWAP, from the coding sequence ATGACACGTCACGTCCCCATCCGCCCCGCCCTGCCACTGCTGCTCGCCATCGCCCTGGTCGCCGGCGTGCTCGCCGCGCCCGCCGCGTACGCCGCGCCGGCCAAGACACCGCCACTGACCACTCCCTGGACCAGCCAGGCCCTGACCGGCACACCACTGCCCGAGTACCCGCGGCCCCAGATGACGCGGTCGGACTGGCTCAACCTCAACGGCGAGTGGCAGCTACGCCAGTCGACGACCGACGACGCCCCACAGTTCGGCACCAACCTGCCCGAGCGGGTCAACGTGCCCTTCCCGGTGGAGAGCGCCCTGTCCGGCATCCAACGGGCCGCCAACGACAACCGCAACTACCTCTTCTACCGACGCACCGTCACCATCCCGGCGAACTGGTCGGGTCGGCGGACCCTGCTGCACTTCGGCGCCGTCGACTGGCAGAGCACCGTCTGGGTCAACGGTGCGCGGGTCGGCGCGCACACCGGCGGCTACGACGCCTTCACCTTCGACGTGACCCCCCAGCTCACCACCGGGACGAACGAGATCGTCGTCAAGGTCTGGGATCCCACGGACACCCGGCAGAACGGCAGCCTGCCCGCCATCGGCAAACAGACCAAGACGCCCAGCGGGATCTTCTACACCCCCAGCTCCGGCATCTGGCAGACGGTGTGGTTGGAGCCGGTGCCCGCCGCCTCGATCAGCAGCGTGGACCTCTACCCGAACCTGAGCAACAACACAGTGCGGGTCCGGGTCTTCACCCGAGGCGACGTGAGCGGGCACAGCGTGCTCGCCGAGGCGCTGAACGGCGCCACAGTGGTCGGCTCGGCCACCGGCGGCTTCACCGACTTCAGCGTGCCGGTGCCCAACGCCCGCCGCTGGTCACCCGACGACCCGTTCCTCTACAACCTCCGGGTCTCGCTGCGCGGCGCCACCGGTGCCACAGTGGACCGGACCACGCACTACTTCGGCATGCGGGAGATCACCACCGGCCTGGTCAACGGGGTGCTGCGCCCCAAGCTCAACGGCCAGTTCGTGTTCCAGGTCGGCACCCTCGACCAGGGTTTCTGGCCGGACGGGCTCTACACCGCGCCGACCGACGCCGCCCTCGCCTTCGACCTGCAGAAGCACAAGGACCTGGGCTTCAACATGGTGCGCAAGCACATCAAGGTCGAGCCGCAGCGCTGGTTCTACCACGCCGACCGGCTCGGCCTGCTGGTCTGGCAGGACATCCCGTCGCTGACCGCGCAGGACGTCGACCCCACCGACGCCCAGCAGGCGCAGTTCGAGGCGGAGGCGCGCGAGATCGTCAACGAGCACCGCAGCTCACCCGCCGTGATCGCGTACACGCCCTACAACGAGGGCTGGGGCGAGCGGTCCCTGGCCGACACCCGGCGGGTCGCGCAGAACATCAAGAACCAGGACCCGACCCGTCTGGTCAACCCGCACAGCGGTCACAACTGCTGCCAGTCCCTCGGCAACCCCGGCAACGGCGACATCGACGACTGGCACGTCTACCTCGGACCCGACTCCCCCGTGCCGTCGAGCAGCCGGATCGCTGTGCTCGGTGAGTTCGGCGGCCTGGGCCTGCACACGCCGGGCCACGAGTACAGCCCGAACGGCAGCTTCTTCGCGTACGAGTGGCAGACCAGTTCGAACGCCCTCACCGACCGGTACGTGGGGCTGGTGCAGGGCACCCAGAACCTGATGCTCGGCAAGGGGCTCAGTGCCTCGATCTACACCGAGATCACCGACCTGGAGGGAGAGCTGAACGGGTTCCTCACCTACGACCGGCAGGTGATCAAGATGGACCAGGCACGGGTGCGCGCCGCCAACACCGCCCTGATCAACGCCTCGAAGACCATCGGCAGTTCGACGCCCGTCGCCCTACCGGTCAACACCCGCCGGTCGTTGCAGGTGACCACGCCCGGCTTCACCAACCGCTACCTACGCCACCAGGACAGCCTGGCCTACACGGAGGTGGTCGACGCCGCGAGCTCCAGCCTGCTCAAGGCCGACGCCACGTACACCATCCGGCCCGGCCTGGCCGGCACCGGTTGCCACTCGTTCGAGTCGGTCAACTTTCCCGGGCAGTACCTGCGCCACCAGAACTCCCGGGTCCGCAACTCGCCCGACGACGGCTCCGCACTGCTGCGCGCCGATGCCACCTGGTGCGCCCGTACCGGGCTGACCGGCACCGGCGTGTCGCTGGAGTCGTACAACTTCCGGGGTAAGTACCTGCGGCACTACAACGCGGAGGTCTGGCTCAGCAACGGCACCGGCGGCGACGCGTACAACACTCCGACGTCGTGGACCGCCGACAGCACCTGGGGCATCGCCACACCGTGGGCGCCCTGA
- a CDS encoding helix-turn-helix transcriptional regulator: MEHKSPSSSAHSAASQRFRWELRNCRVQRGLTQRALADLVRFSRETVAAVESGRRFGSHEFALRCDDVLGTGGRLAALWPQVAAEQLAADGRRGPRAPEPARPDRRVPRQRGQRDARDPGAVVDAIDELRELIGQVLNGQPEPDDAERRHPPAGPVDHQR, translated from the coding sequence ATGGAGCACAAGTCCCCGTCGAGCTCGGCTCACTCTGCGGCCAGTCAGCGGTTCCGATGGGAGTTGCGCAACTGCCGCGTCCAACGGGGCCTCACCCAACGAGCCCTGGCGGATCTGGTGCGGTTCAGCCGGGAGACGGTCGCGGCGGTCGAATCGGGTCGCCGGTTCGGCAGTCACGAGTTCGCGCTGCGCTGCGACGACGTACTCGGCACCGGCGGTCGGCTGGCCGCGCTGTGGCCGCAGGTCGCGGCCGAGCAGTTGGCGGCCGACGGTCGCCGCGGCCCCCGCGCGCCGGAACCGGCTCGACCAGATCGGCGGGTGCCGCGTCAGCGAGGTCAGCGTGACGCGCGCGACCCGGGTGCCGTGGTGGACGCGATCGACGAGCTGCGGGAACTGATCGGCCAGGTGCTCAACGGCCAGCCCGAACCGGATGACGCGGAGCGGCGGCACCCACCGGCCGGGCCCGTCGACCACCAGCGCTGA
- a CDS encoding LacI family DNA-binding transcriptional regulator, with protein sequence MGVNLKDIAQRAGVSLATVSNVVNGYRPVGERTRQRVQQAIDELGYSPNLGARHLRRGRTGLIALAIPELTNPYFAELAEIAISEAAALGYTLVMENTAADREAELALLDGSRQRIIDGLILSPVRIGREEVLARTAGSPLVLIGEGVYDVPHDHIAIDNVAASHAAIRHLVAIGRRRIAFIGATPGGDRQSAHLRVRGYREALAAAGLPYRPRLVARTDAFGRLDGMRAMRDLLALGDPPDAVFGYNDLVAIGALRALAEAGHRVPEDVAVVGIDDIEEGRFTAPTLTTIAPDKREIGRLAVRRLVARIEGTEVAGPLTVQTPFRLLRRQSTGTPAA encoded by the coding sequence ATGGGCGTCAACCTGAAGGACATCGCCCAGCGCGCCGGCGTCTCGCTGGCCACGGTCTCGAACGTGGTGAACGGGTACCGGCCGGTGGGGGAGCGGACCCGACAGCGGGTGCAGCAGGCGATCGACGAACTCGGCTACAGCCCGAATCTCGGCGCCCGGCACCTCCGCCGGGGCCGTACCGGCCTGATCGCCCTGGCCATCCCGGAACTGACCAACCCCTACTTCGCCGAACTCGCCGAGATCGCCATCTCCGAGGCCGCCGCGCTCGGCTACACGCTCGTCATGGAGAACACCGCAGCGGACCGGGAGGCGGAGCTGGCGCTCCTCGACGGCTCCCGGCAGCGGATCATCGACGGCCTGATCCTCAGCCCGGTGCGCATCGGTCGGGAGGAGGTGCTGGCCCGGACGGCCGGCAGCCCGCTCGTGTTGATCGGCGAGGGGGTCTACGACGTGCCGCATGACCACATCGCCATCGACAACGTGGCCGCCAGCCACGCCGCTATCCGGCACCTCGTGGCGATCGGTCGTCGCCGGATAGCGTTCATCGGCGCCACGCCGGGCGGTGACCGGCAGTCGGCCCACCTGCGGGTCCGGGGTTACCGGGAGGCCCTGGCGGCCGCCGGCCTGCCGTACCGACCACGGTTGGTCGCCCGCACCGACGCGTTCGGTCGGCTCGACGGCATGCGGGCCATGCGTGACCTGCTCGCCCTCGGTGACCCGCCGGACGCGGTCTTCGGATACAACGACCTGGTCGCCATCGGCGCGCTGCGGGCGCTGGCCGAGGCCGGTCACCGGGTGCCCGAGGACGTCGCTGTGGTGGGGATCGACGACATCGAGGAAGGGCGGTTCACCGCCCCGACCCTCACCACGATCGCCCCGGACAAGCGGGAGATCGGCCGTCTCGCGGTGCGCCGCCTCGTCGCTCGCATCGAGGGCACGGAGGTCGCCGGGCCGCTCACCGTGCAGACACCGTTCCGGCTTCTGCGCCGGCAGAGCACCGGCACGCCAGCGGCCTGA